The Streptomyces camelliae genome window below encodes:
- a CDS encoding MbtH family protein — protein MPESYDTPETAVPAEPRHLVVVNHEEQYSVWPALLPVPDGWRAEGFEGTRAEALAHIETVWTDLRPLSLR, from the coding sequence ATGCCCGAGTCGTACGACACCCCCGAGACCGCCGTACCCGCCGAGCCCCGCCACCTCGTCGTCGTCAACCACGAGGAGCAGTACTCGGTGTGGCCCGCGCTGCTGCCCGTGCCCGACGGCTGGCGCGCCGAAGGCTTCGAGGGCACGCGTGCCGAGGCCCTCGCGCACATCGAGACCGTCTGGACCGACCTGCGCCCGCTCAGCCTGCGCTGA
- a CDS encoding MFS transporter, with protein MTDATTAAEAAAPPTPSVWRNADFTRLWTGQTASLFAAQVSELALPLVAVLALAASSAQVGLLTSVVKLPYLLVSLFAGVLVDRARRKNILIATDLGRALVLSVVPVLYWTDRLGISWLYVLGFLAGCGSVLFDVAGQAYLPRLVEREQLTRGNSALGASQSAATIGGPALGGVLVQWLTAPVAVLAGALSYLVSALTVATIRHQEDRAEQSERVTPAGTLREVWAGLKFVFGNEPLRAMTVMASIFNLSFTALEVAFVQFMPRTLGLSAGEIGLVMAALGPGFLVGAAFAGRLPQRFGYGRTMLVTASIANLVMLGISTVHGSGFLAVGTLMLINFLFASFGVANNVTVLSIRQTLTPDSLQGRVAATNRFVAMGIAPVGALAGGLLGGAFGLRATVLITAIGLSSALVPLALSSLARIRFDLPAQIPLTTPVTKEEA; from the coding sequence ATGACGGACGCCACCACCGCAGCGGAGGCGGCGGCCCCGCCCACCCCCAGCGTCTGGCGCAACGCCGACTTCACCCGGCTGTGGACCGGGCAGACCGCCTCGCTGTTCGCCGCCCAGGTCAGCGAACTCGCCCTGCCCCTGGTCGCGGTGCTGGCCCTGGCCGCCAGTTCCGCGCAGGTCGGTCTGCTCACCTCGGTGGTCAAACTGCCGTATCTGCTGGTCTCGTTGTTCGCGGGTGTGCTCGTGGACCGGGCCCGGCGCAAGAACATCCTCATCGCCACCGACCTCGGCCGCGCGCTCGTGCTGTCCGTCGTGCCCGTCCTGTACTGGACGGACCGGCTCGGCATCAGCTGGCTGTACGTCCTCGGTTTCCTCGCCGGCTGCGGCAGCGTGCTGTTCGACGTGGCCGGGCAGGCCTATCTGCCCCGGCTGGTGGAGCGCGAGCAGCTCACCCGCGGCAACTCGGCACTGGGCGCCAGCCAGTCCGCGGCCACCATCGGCGGCCCGGCGCTCGGCGGTGTGCTCGTGCAGTGGCTGACCGCGCCCGTCGCGGTACTGGCGGGGGCGCTGTCCTACCTGGTGTCCGCGCTGACCGTCGCCACCATCCGGCACCAGGAGGACAGGGCGGAGCAGTCCGAGCGGGTCACCCCCGCCGGGACGCTGCGCGAGGTGTGGGCGGGCCTGAAGTTCGTCTTCGGCAACGAGCCGCTGCGCGCCATGACCGTCATGGCCTCCATCTTCAATCTGTCGTTCACCGCGCTGGAGGTCGCCTTCGTCCAGTTCATGCCGCGCACCCTGGGCCTGAGCGCGGGCGAGATCGGCCTGGTGATGGCCGCGCTCGGCCCCGGCTTCCTGGTCGGCGCGGCCTTCGCCGGCCGGCTGCCGCAGCGGTTCGGCTACGGCCGCACGATGCTCGTCACCGCCTCGATCGCCAACCTGGTCATGCTCGGCATCTCCACCGTGCACGGCTCCGGATTCCTGGCCGTCGGCACCCTGATGCTGATCAACTTCCTGTTCGCGTCGTTCGGCGTCGCCAACAACGTCACCGTGCTCAGCATCCGGCAGACCCTCACCCCCGACTCGCTCCAGGGCCGGGTCGCGGCCACCAACCGCTTCGTCGCCATGGGCATCGCCCCGGTCGGCGCCCTCGCCGGCGGTCTGCTGGGCGGTGCCTTCGGGCTGCGCGCCACGGTCCTGATCACCGCGATCGGCCTGTCCTCGGCGCTGGTCCCGCTCGCCCTGTCCTCGCTGGCGCGGATCCGGTTCGACCTGCCCGCCCAGATCCCCCTGACCACCCCTGTGACCAAGGAAGAAGCCTGA
- a CDS encoding MupA/Atu3671 family FMN-dependent luciferase-like monooxygenase, producing the protein MDFSLFYFADGSVADGAGDSGGGRYDLLLEGAKYADTHGFSAVWTPERHFHPFGGLYPNPSVTGAAVAAVTERVAVRAGSVVAPLHHPLRIAEEWSVVDNLSGGRAGLSLASGWNAVDFALRPEGYAGRKTAVIEAVEQVRALWRGEPLAVTDGAGNPAEVRVFPPPVQRELPVWVTSAGGPETFRAAGAAGAGVLTHLLGQDFDQLAEKIALYRKALAERPDHDGRPGQVALMLHTYLGEDPEQVKETVREPFTAYLKSSFGLIARSAGSIFSGFDPDQLRESDIDFLVRRSFDTYYTTSGLFGTVEQAAAVVERARAAGVDELACLIDFGVAKDEVLTGLERLGALREASA; encoded by the coding sequence ATGGACTTCAGTCTCTTCTACTTCGCCGACGGCAGTGTCGCCGACGGCGCCGGCGACAGCGGCGGCGGCCGCTACGACCTGCTGCTCGAAGGCGCCAAGTACGCCGACACGCACGGCTTTTCGGCCGTGTGGACGCCCGAGCGGCACTTCCACCCCTTCGGCGGGCTCTACCCGAACCCGTCCGTGACCGGTGCGGCCGTCGCCGCCGTCACCGAGCGGGTCGCCGTCCGCGCGGGCAGCGTGGTCGCCCCGCTGCACCACCCGCTGCGCATCGCCGAGGAGTGGTCGGTCGTCGACAACCTCTCCGGCGGCCGGGCCGGGCTGTCCCTGGCCTCCGGCTGGAACGCGGTCGACTTCGCGCTGCGCCCGGAGGGCTACGCGGGCCGCAAGACCGCCGTCATCGAGGCCGTGGAGCAGGTGCGCGCCCTGTGGCGGGGCGAGCCGCTGGCCGTCACGGACGGCGCGGGCAACCCGGCCGAGGTGCGGGTCTTCCCGCCGCCCGTCCAGCGCGAGCTGCCCGTCTGGGTGACCAGTGCGGGCGGCCCGGAGACGTTCCGTGCGGCCGGTGCGGCGGGCGCCGGGGTGCTCACCCATCTCCTCGGCCAGGACTTCGACCAGCTCGCCGAGAAGATCGCCCTGTACCGCAAGGCGCTCGCCGAACGCCCCGATCACGACGGCCGGCCCGGTCAGGTGGCCCTGATGCTGCACACCTACCTCGGCGAGGACCCGGAGCAGGTGAAGGAGACGGTCCGTGAGCCGTTCACCGCGTACCTGAAGAGCTCCTTCGGGCTCATCGCCCGCTCGGCCGGCAGCATCTTCTCCGGCTTCGACCCCGACCAGCTGCGCGAGTCCGACATCGACTTCCTGGTACGGCGCTCCTTCGACACCTACTACACCACCAGCGGCCTGTTCGGGACGGTGGAGCAGGCGGCGGCGGTCGTGGAGCGGGCGCGGGCCGCGGGCGTCGACGAACTGGCCTGCCTGATCGACTTCGGGGTGGCCAAGGACGAGGTGCTGACGGGCCTGGAGCGCCTCGGCGCCCTGCGCGAGGCGTCCGCGTGA
- a CDS encoding YbjN domain-containing protein translates to MSIDPSSIPNFGGQPEPQPQGPAGPVLPDQDLVKQLLDQMELKYVVDEEGDLAAPWEQFRTYFMFRGEADQAVFSVRTFYDRPHKIDEKAQLLEAVDDWNRRTLWPKVYTHTHEDGTVRLIGEAQMLIGTGVDINHFVSSTVSWVRAAIEFDKWLLEQLGLEQDLDQADPGDEPEGDEQ, encoded by the coding sequence GTGAGCATCGACCCGTCCTCGATTCCGAACTTCGGGGGCCAGCCCGAACCGCAGCCCCAGGGACCGGCGGGCCCCGTCCTTCCGGATCAGGACCTCGTGAAGCAGCTCCTCGACCAGATGGAGCTGAAGTACGTCGTCGACGAGGAGGGTGACCTCGCGGCTCCGTGGGAGCAGTTCCGCACGTACTTCATGTTCCGCGGGGAGGCCGACCAGGCGGTCTTCTCGGTGCGGACCTTCTACGACCGCCCCCACAAGATCGACGAGAAGGCGCAGCTGCTGGAGGCCGTCGACGACTGGAACCGCCGCACCCTGTGGCCCAAGGTCTACACCCACACCCACGAGGACGGCACCGTCCGCCTCATCGGCGAGGCCCAGATGCTGATCGGCACGGGCGTCGACATCAACCACTTCGTCTCCTCGACGGTCAGCTGGGTGCGGGCCGCGATCGAGTTCGACAAGTGGCTGCTGGAGCAGCTCGGCCTGGAGCAGGACCTCGACCAGGCGGACCCGGGCGACGAGCCCGAGGGCGACGAGCAGTAG
- a CDS encoding amino acid adenylation domain-containing protein — protein sequence MAEPRTLYERFAASAGTHPGRTALETDGRVLGYAQLRRLAEHTAARVLDALGGRRPERVGVLADRTVAAYASYLAAQRLGAAAVPLGPRVAPARLTAIARAAGLDAVLAEPDAAGVAGFPCPVLPFTEPEPAPEPAPGLAPEPAPGLAPEGLAALPAYEPRSDAVAYIVFTSGSTGTPKGVPVTQRNAAAVLDYAVDRYGIGPEDRVSQTFDLTFDPTAWDMFTAWSTGAALVVPARAELVRPARFIRERRITHWFSVPSVITYARRLRDLAPGSMPELRWTLFGGEPLTLDQAAAWQAAAPGSVLENLYGPTEVTVSCTQHRLPADPAHWPATANGTVPIGTPYPHLDALVLDDDGRPADEGELCLRGPQRFPGYLDPVENAGRFLRFDGRRATVHEGPGAPGPELYYRTGDRVRRGADGALLHLGRLDQQVKISGHRIELGDVEAALRSVDGIAEAVVSVRRAEGAEPALEAAYTGDAQDALTLRGQLAQRLPAYMLPRSFTHFDAFPLNANRKIDRRAVGALLSAQG from the coding sequence GTGGCTGAACCGCGCACGCTGTACGAGCGGTTCGCCGCGTCGGCCGGCACGCATCCCGGGCGGACCGCGCTGGAGACGGACGGCCGGGTCCTCGGCTACGCGCAGCTGCGCCGGCTCGCCGAGCACACCGCGGCCCGGGTGCTCGACGCGCTCGGCGGGCGGCGCCCGGAGCGCGTCGGCGTCCTCGCCGACCGGACCGTCGCCGCGTACGCCTCCTACCTGGCCGCCCAGCGGCTCGGCGCGGCCGCCGTACCGCTGGGCCCGCGGGTCGCGCCGGCCCGGCTCACCGCGATCGCGCGGGCGGCGGGACTGGACGCGGTGCTCGCCGAGCCGGACGCCGCCGGCGTGGCCGGATTCCCGTGCCCGGTCCTGCCGTTCACCGAACCGGAGCCTGCACCGGAGCCTGCACCGGGGCTCGCACCGGAGCCTGCACCGGGGCTCGCACCGGAGGGCCTCGCCGCCCTGCCGGCGTACGAGCCGCGCTCCGACGCGGTCGCGTACATCGTGTTCACCTCCGGCTCCACCGGCACCCCCAAGGGCGTCCCGGTGACGCAGCGCAACGCGGCGGCCGTACTGGACTACGCGGTCGACCGCTACGGCATCGGCCCCGAGGACCGTGTCTCGCAGACCTTCGACCTCACCTTCGACCCGACCGCCTGGGACATGTTCACCGCGTGGAGCACCGGCGCCGCCCTCGTCGTACCGGCCCGCGCCGAGCTGGTCCGCCCGGCCCGCTTCATCCGCGAGCGCCGGATCACCCACTGGTTCTCCGTCCCGTCGGTGATCACCTACGCCCGCAGGCTGCGCGACCTCGCCCCCGGCAGCATGCCCGAGCTGCGCTGGACCCTGTTCGGCGGCGAACCGCTCACCCTGGACCAGGCCGCGGCCTGGCAGGCGGCGGCACCCGGCAGCGTGCTGGAGAACCTCTACGGCCCCACCGAGGTCACCGTCTCCTGCACCCAGCACCGGCTGCCCGCCGACCCCGCCCACTGGCCCGCCACGGCCAACGGCACCGTGCCCATCGGCACGCCCTACCCGCATCTGGACGCCCTCGTCCTGGACGACGACGGCCGCCCGGCCGACGAGGGCGAGCTGTGCCTGCGCGGCCCGCAGCGCTTCCCCGGCTACCTCGACCCCGTCGAGAACGCGGGCCGGTTCCTCCGCTTCGACGGGCGGCGCGCCACCGTGCACGAGGGGCCCGGGGCGCCCGGCCCGGAGCTGTACTACCGCACCGGCGACCGGGTGCGGCGGGGCGCGGACGGCGCGCTGCTGCACCTGGGGCGGCTCGACCAGCAGGTGAAGATCAGCGGCCACCGCATCGAGCTGGGGGACGTCGAGGCGGCCCTGCGCTCGGTCGACGGGATCGCCGAGGCCGTGGTGAGCGTGCGCAGGGCCGAGGGCGCCGAGCCGGCCCTGGAAGCCGCCTACACCGGGGACGCCCAGGACGCCCTGACCCTGCGTGGCCAGCTGGCGCAGCGGCTGCCCGCGTACATGCTCCCGAGGTCCTTCACCCATTTCGACGCCTTCCCCCTCAACGCCAACCGCAAGATCGACCGAAGGGCGGTCGGCGCACTTCTGTCCGCCCAGGGATGA
- a CDS encoding ABC transporter substrate-binding protein: MSKASIAWDPRDSRGPARPVPGAVRGGTLRILRDADHDHLDPQRIQTIQATALGHLLFRTLTMFAEDGEGGWRLVGDLAEHPGRDVDGDGRTWEFTLKPGLRYEDGRPIAAADVAHGIARSFEESLAGGPQHLQDWLRAAGPYAGPFTDGTDEVPGLEVRDARTLVFRFPQPRPDLPFAAALVTTVPVPRDADTGESYGKAPLASGPYRIAEHVPGERLVLERNPHWDPATDAVRHDHPDRVELELGVDAATQNRRAHAGEGPDAVAVAENNAPEEVAAQLLADPALGPRLRRDRTPLVWYLAINTARVTDVAVRREIARALDKEAVLGAMAGATQGEITHSILSPATIGHRPYPDPHAGGPRGLPDSWDGRTLRLLSRDGAYFTAGAAEVRRSLEAAGFAVELVEIERPRHNAAVLTRGHAYDLYLMCQAADWPGASTLLTGFDGRTLRATGNANYTYLDDPGVNAEIARVSALPADLAAPEWAALDETLTTCHIPLVPVFSYVYLAVRGPRVGGVFTSSFLGTPVYYDAYVTPAAQGGGRG; encoded by the coding sequence ATGAGCAAGGCATCCATCGCCTGGGACCCGCGGGACTCGCGGGGACCGGCCCGCCCGGTGCCGGGTGCGGTGCGCGGCGGCACGCTGCGCATCCTGCGCGACGCCGACCACGACCACCTGGACCCGCAGCGCATCCAGACCATCCAGGCGACCGCGCTCGGCCACCTCCTCTTCCGCACCCTGACGATGTTCGCCGAGGACGGCGAGGGCGGCTGGCGGCTGGTCGGCGACCTCGCCGAACACCCCGGCCGGGACGTCGACGGCGACGGCCGCACCTGGGAGTTCACCCTCAAACCCGGCCTGCGCTACGAGGACGGCCGCCCGATCGCCGCGGCGGACGTGGCCCACGGCATCGCCCGCTCCTTCGAGGAGAGCCTCGCGGGCGGCCCCCAGCACCTCCAGGACTGGCTGCGCGCGGCCGGCCCCTACGCGGGCCCCTTCACCGACGGCACCGACGAGGTGCCCGGCCTGGAGGTGCGGGACGCGCGCACCCTGGTGTTCCGCTTCCCTCAGCCGCGCCCCGACCTGCCGTTCGCCGCGGCCCTCGTGACCACCGTGCCGGTGCCGCGGGACGCCGACACCGGCGAGAGCTACGGCAAGGCGCCGCTCGCCTCCGGGCCGTACCGCATCGCCGAACACGTCCCCGGCGAGCGCCTCGTCCTGGAGCGCAACCCGCACTGGGACCCGGCCACCGACGCCGTACGGCACGACCACCCGGACCGCGTCGAGCTCGAACTGGGCGTCGACGCCGCCACCCAGAACCGGCGCGCCCACGCCGGCGAGGGCCCGGACGCCGTCGCCGTCGCCGAGAACAACGCTCCCGAGGAGGTCGCCGCACAGCTGCTGGCCGACCCGGCGCTCGGCCCCCGGCTGCGCCGCGACCGCACCCCGCTCGTCTGGTACCTGGCGATCAACACGGCCCGGGTGACGGACGTGGCGGTCCGCCGGGAGATCGCCCGCGCCCTGGACAAGGAGGCGGTCCTCGGCGCGATGGCGGGTGCCACGCAGGGCGAGATCACCCACAGCATCCTCTCGCCCGCGACCATCGGCCACCGCCCCTACCCGGACCCGCACGCGGGCGGCCCGCGCGGCCTGCCGGACAGCTGGGACGGCCGTACGCTGCGGCTGCTCAGCCGCGACGGCGCGTACTTCACCGCCGGCGCGGCCGAGGTGCGACGCTCCCTCGAAGCGGCCGGATTCGCCGTCGAGCTGGTGGAGATCGAGCGGCCCCGGCACAACGCGGCCGTCCTCACCCGCGGCCACGCGTACGACCTCTACCTGATGTGCCAGGCCGCCGACTGGCCCGGTGCCTCGACGCTGCTCACCGGCTTCGACGGACGCACCCTGCGCGCCACCGGGAACGCGAACTACACCTACCTCGACGACCCCGGCGTCAACGCCGAGATCGCCCGCGTCTCCGCCCTGCCCGCCGACCTCGCCGCGCCCGAATGGGCCGCGCTGGACGAGACCTTGACGACCTGTCATATCCCGCTGGTGCCGGTCTTCTCCTACGTCTACCTGGCGGTCCGCGGCCCACGGGTGGGCGGGGTGTTCACCTCGTCGTTCCTCGGCACGCCGGTGTACTACGACGCGTACGTGACGCCCGCGGCGCAGGGCGGCGGCCGTGGCTGA
- a CDS encoding non-ribosomal peptide synthetase has protein sequence MPSHDDIIDAYPLTLLQSGMLFHSHADADTPTYHDISAVRLSGRFDETALRATLAGVIERSDILRSSFDLTRFSTPVQLVHAAVDTPLTVEDLRGLDAAEQERRVAAWTEREKATPFVLTRAPLLTLHVHVFADDDFRLNLSFHHAILDGWSLSLVTNQLITGYDARLAGRPDPATAPVTRFRDYLALEQEALASEESRAYWSGLLQDTDFSGLPRRADAALSAVREARVHDVPLPEGLGEKLRAVAAEARVPVKAVMFAAHARVLSLLSGRSRVVTGLVAGGRPETADGDQVVGLFLNTLPLVVDVTGTTWTELARRIHAAESGALPHRRYPMAQMLRDLRRPGFFETVVDHRSFRGYDMELEQLAVTGGEFFEQTNFPFTANFGTDPVTGQVRLRLNYDAAEFTDAWIAGVGGHYADAIDALVTDPHAAVHATVLLARADLDRLFTEWNDTAAGWDLDRTLPELLAERAAKHPDRIAVRFGDTALTYGEFNAWANRLAHELRARGVGPDTLVGVHLERSAELIVALVAVLKAGGAYVPLDPGYPRERLAYMLDDARVPVLLTGPGLAVPAVPEGTAVIEVDRSAAAGRPGTDPLPQAGPEHLAYVIYTSGSTGRPKGVQIPHRALLNLLFSFGRDLRLTEEDRLLAVTSLSFDIAALEVYLPLLTGAELIVAPDIAVDGPRLRAAVESSGATVVQATPSSWRLLIEAGLTGDERLRVISGGEALPEDLAQELTARFPVVWNAYGPTETTIWSCLDQVRPGEPVTLGRPIAGTRVYVLDESFAPVPEGVPGDLYIAGDGLARGYSRRGDLTADRFVPDPYAGAVAEGARMYRTGDVARWLPDGRLEFLGRSDHQVKVRGFRIELGEIENVLARHPAVGRVVVMARRDQPGDARLAAYLTPEGPAAPTAAELRELAGAALPEYMVPSAFVVLDAFPLTPNGKVDRLALPAPGREETTAGAFVAPRTPTEEAIAAIWRDVLGVERVGVTDAFLDLGGNSISALRVVMRLPDITDAEVPVAALFEGGTIEKLAAIVTGERQQAASTLVPLRSTGTKAPFFLVHPLGGSVFCYSELVGVLDPDRPLYAFQAPEYAGPDVPRPDSVEEIAALYLSEVRAIQPEGPYFLGGWCMGGMVSYEMARQLEAADEEIGMLTIISASIDDPVPPRYATSESAAILGAFAGRLDVTEAELEALDPEARLAHVVKLTQGTGDERADARSVDDLRRLVQLYTRHARALLTYRDTPREPLRGDAVLIRAETELFDGWHMGWQPRVGGTLLIDESPGDHFSMLEQPNVPEVARRLADAAAGRPHGVPATS, from the coding sequence GTGCCGTCCCACGACGACATCATCGACGCCTATCCGCTGACCCTGCTCCAGTCCGGCATGCTGTTCCACAGCCACGCCGACGCGGACACCCCCACCTACCACGACATCTCCGCCGTCCGGCTGTCCGGCCGCTTCGACGAGACCGCCCTGCGGGCCACCCTCGCCGGGGTGATCGAGCGCTCCGACATCCTGCGCAGCTCCTTCGACCTCACCCGCTTCAGCACGCCGGTGCAGCTGGTGCACGCCGCCGTGGACACCCCGCTGACCGTCGAGGACCTGCGCGGCCTGGACGCGGCCGAGCAGGAGCGGCGGGTGGCCGCGTGGACCGAGCGGGAGAAGGCGACGCCGTTCGTCCTCACCCGGGCCCCGCTGCTCACCCTGCACGTGCACGTCTTCGCCGACGACGACTTCCGGCTCAACCTGAGCTTCCACCACGCGATCCTGGACGGCTGGAGCCTGTCCCTGGTGACCAACCAGCTGATCACCGGCTACGACGCCCGGCTCGCCGGCCGCCCCGATCCGGCGACCGCCCCCGTCACCCGGTTCCGTGACTACCTGGCGCTGGAGCAGGAGGCCCTGGCCAGCGAGGAGTCCCGCGCCTACTGGTCCGGCCTGCTGCAGGACACCGACTTCAGCGGCCTGCCCCGGCGCGCGGACGCCGCGCTCAGCGCTGTACGCGAGGCCCGGGTGCACGACGTACCGCTGCCCGAGGGCCTCGGGGAGAAGCTGCGCGCGGTGGCCGCCGAGGCGCGGGTGCCGGTGAAGGCGGTGATGTTCGCCGCGCACGCCCGCGTGCTGTCGCTGCTGTCCGGCCGGAGCCGGGTCGTCACCGGACTGGTCGCGGGCGGCCGGCCGGAGACCGCCGACGGCGACCAGGTCGTCGGCCTGTTCCTGAACACCCTTCCGCTCGTCGTGGACGTCACCGGGACCACCTGGACCGAGCTGGCCCGCCGTATCCACGCGGCCGAGAGCGGCGCCCTGCCGCACCGCCGCTACCCGATGGCCCAGATGCTCCGCGACCTGCGCCGGCCGGGCTTCTTCGAGACGGTCGTGGACCACCGCAGCTTCCGCGGCTACGACATGGAATTGGAGCAACTGGCCGTCACCGGCGGCGAGTTCTTCGAGCAGACGAACTTCCCGTTCACCGCCAACTTCGGCACCGACCCGGTCACCGGCCAGGTCCGGCTGCGCCTCAACTACGACGCCGCCGAGTTCACCGACGCCTGGATCGCCGGCGTCGGCGGCCACTACGCCGACGCCATCGACGCCCTCGTCACCGACCCGCACGCGGCCGTGCACGCCACCGTGCTGCTCGCCCGCGCCGACCTCGACCGGCTGTTCACCGAGTGGAACGACACCGCGGCCGGCTGGGACCTCGATCGCACCCTGCCCGAGCTGCTCGCCGAGCGAGCCGCCAAGCACCCCGACCGGATCGCCGTACGCTTCGGCGACACCGCCCTGACCTACGGCGAGTTCAACGCCTGGGCCAACCGGCTCGCCCACGAGCTGCGCGCTCGCGGCGTCGGCCCCGACACCCTGGTCGGCGTCCACCTGGAGCGCTCGGCCGAGCTGATCGTCGCCCTGGTCGCGGTGCTGAAGGCGGGCGGCGCCTATGTGCCGCTGGACCCCGGATATCCGCGTGAACGCCTCGCGTACATGCTCGACGACGCCCGCGTCCCGGTCCTGCTGACCGGACCGGGGCTCGCCGTGCCCGCCGTCCCCGAGGGCACCGCCGTGATCGAGGTGGACCGCTCGGCCGCGGCCGGCCGGCCCGGCACCGACCCGCTGCCGCAGGCCGGGCCCGAGCACCTGGCGTACGTCATCTACACGTCGGGTTCCACCGGCCGCCCCAAGGGCGTGCAGATCCCGCACCGCGCGCTGCTCAACCTGCTGTTCTCCTTCGGCCGCGACCTCCGGCTCACCGAGGAGGACCGGCTGCTGGCCGTCACCTCCCTCTCCTTCGACATCGCCGCCCTGGAGGTGTACCTGCCGCTGCTCACCGGCGCCGAGCTGATCGTCGCCCCGGACATCGCCGTGGACGGCCCCCGGCTGCGGGCGGCGGTGGAGAGCTCCGGCGCGACCGTCGTGCAGGCCACCCCGTCCAGCTGGCGGCTGCTGATCGAGGCCGGCCTGACGGGCGACGAGCGGCTGCGGGTGATCTCCGGCGGCGAGGCGCTGCCCGAGGACCTCGCCCAGGAGCTGACCGCCCGCTTCCCGGTGGTGTGGAACGCCTACGGCCCCACCGAGACCACCATCTGGTCCTGCCTGGACCAGGTGCGCCCCGGAGAGCCCGTCACGCTCGGCCGGCCGATCGCGGGCACCCGGGTCTACGTCCTCGACGAGTCGTTCGCCCCGGTCCCCGAAGGCGTGCCCGGCGACCTCTACATCGCCGGTGACGGCCTGGCCCGGGGCTACTCCCGGCGCGGCGACCTGACCGCCGACCGCTTCGTGCCCGACCCGTACGCCGGCGCGGTGGCCGAGGGCGCCCGGATGTACCGCACCGGCGATGTGGCGCGGTGGCTGCCCGACGGGCGGCTGGAGTTCCTGGGCCGCTCCGACCACCAGGTCAAGGTGCGCGGCTTCCGCATCGAACTCGGCGAGATCGAGAACGTGCTGGCCCGGCACCCCGCCGTCGGCCGGGTCGTCGTCATGGCCCGCCGGGACCAGCCGGGCGACGCCCGCCTGGCCGCCTACCTCACCCCCGAGGGCCCCGCCGCGCCCACCGCGGCCGAACTGCGCGAGCTGGCCGGCGCCGCGCTGCCCGAGTACATGGTGCCCAGCGCGTTCGTCGTCCTCGACGCCTTCCCGCTCACCCCCAACGGCAAGGTGGACCGGCTGGCGCTGCCCGCGCCCGGCCGCGAGGAGACCACCGCCGGCGCCTTCGTCGCGCCCCGCACCCCGACCGAGGAGGCCATCGCCGCGATCTGGCGGGACGTCCTCGGTGTGGAGCGGGTCGGCGTCACCGACGCCTTCCTCGACCTCGGCGGCAACTCCATCTCCGCGCTGCGGGTCGTCATGCGGCTGCCGGACATCACCGACGCCGAGGTGCCGGTGGCCGCGCTGTTCGAGGGCGGCACGATCGAGAAGCTCGCCGCGATCGTCACCGGCGAGCGGCAGCAGGCCGCCTCCACGCTGGTGCCGCTGCGCTCGACCGGCACCAAGGCGCCGTTCTTCCTGGTCCACCCGCTGGGCGGCAGCGTCTTCTGCTACTCCGAACTCGTCGGCGTCCTCGACCCCGACCGCCCGCTGTACGCGTTCCAGGCCCCGGAGTACGCCGGTCCCGACGTGCCCCGCCCGGACAGCGTCGAGGAGATCGCCGCCCTGTATCTGTCCGAGGTGCGCGCGATCCAGCCCGAGGGGCCGTACTTCCTGGGCGGCTGGTGCATGGGCGGCATGGTCTCCTACGAGATGGCCCGGCAGCTGGAGGCCGCCGACGAGGAGATCGGCATGTTGACGATCATCAGCGCCAGCATCGACGACCCGGTCCCGCCGCGCTACGCCACCAGCGAGTCCGCCGCCATCCTCGGCGCGTTCGCCGGCCGGCTCGACGTCACCGAGGCCGAACTGGAGGCCCTCGACCCCGAGGCCCGCCTCGCCCATGTCGTCAAGCTCACCCAGGGCACCGGCGACGAACGCGCCGACGCCCGCTCCGTGGACGACCTGCGCCGCCTGGTCCAGCTGTACACCCGGCACGCCCGCGCCCTGCTCACCTACCGCGACACCCCGCGCGAGCCGCTGCGCGGTGACGCGGTGCTGATCCGGGCCGAGACCGAGCTGTTCGACGGCTGGCACATGGGCTGGCAGCCGCGCGTCGGCGGCACGCTGCTGATCGACGAGTCGCCCGGCGACCACTTCAGCATGCTCGAACAGCCGAACGTCCCCGAGGTCGCGCGCCGCCTCGCGGACGCGGCCGCCGGCCGTCCGCACGGCGTCCCCGCCACGTCCTGA